From the genome of Nostoc cf. commune SO-36:
TTTACCCATTAATTTTCTGCTCTTGAAGATGTTGTAATTCTGACAAGCCATCAAAACGATTTTTGATTAAATCTAATAAGTTAGTAATCTCAGTCACTCGTCTTTCTTGTCCGTTTTTTTGAGCTTGAATTAGGTCTTGCTGTAAGCAGTTCACGTCAGCTTTTAACTGGGGTTTATCTGACAGCGTTATCCGATGATGAGGACAACTTAAACAGGCATAGCGATGTTGACAATCTCCTAACATGGTTGGACGATGACATTCTCCCAGAGGTGTACTAACTTTGAGGAGATTAGCTAATTTTTCATACCTAGTTTTTCTCGGTTTAAAAGAAGTAACTCGACCATACATATCCACATAACCTTTGAGATTAGCTTCTTTTTCTAACCTGATAAGTGAACGCTGACGATAATGAGGTAGCATATCTAAGGAACCGTGACCTAGTACGGCGGCGATATATTCATCCTCTACCTCACAATGAGCCATAATGCTGGCTTTGGTGCGGCGAAACATGTGGCTAGTTAGTTTAAATCTGTTGCCATGTTTGTCTTTTAAGTCTGCTACTTCTCGAAAATTAATTAGCCAGTTACTAATTCTCAATCTGGTAATTGTTTGGGGTTTATAGAACAGTGTTGTGTCTAGTTCTCTATCAGCCCAAGGAATACTTTGATGATGAGTATAAACGGTACAAAATAGTTTATCGAATTCAAAATCTCTCCCAAATTGAGCATCAAGAAATCTCTGCTGTTCTTGAACTAATTCAGCTACTAAAGGATGAATCTGAACAAACCGCCAGTGTTTGCGTTTTTCAACCCAACGTAGTAAGAACCATTTGTCACCTTCCTGTTTCAGGCTATGGCGTGGCATAGTGAGAATTTCTCCAATGCGGCAGCCTAATACCAATTGCAAGCGAAAAAGTCTTTCAAGTGTCGGGGGGAATAAATCGAATTTCTCGTAGATTTGGTAGAGGACTTCCTCCGGAATTGTCTCAATTTTAGGAGGATTTTGTTTGAGTCTGATGGGCGTAAAGGTAATTTCCAGCCACCCTTCTTCTTTCCAAAGATTAAGGGCGTAAGTAATCGCATTCTGACGATTACCGCTATTAATTTCGCTAATAAATTGATGGAGGAGGGATTCTGTCAAAGATTGGGGTTGTGTATATCCATAATTACATAAAAAACGATCTAAATGGTTTAAACAACCAACTCGATGAATAATCCGACCGAGGGAATATCGCTCTCGAACGCTGGCTTTAATGGTTAGTTGAGTCAGCCGTTTTAACCAAGGCAGTGAAAACTTGTGAAAGTAAAGATGATAATGTCCATTAATTCGGCATTCTTCTTGGCTATAACCCAATTCTAACAGTGACCAAACATCTTGATTCATCAAAGGATCATTAATCCACTGTTTCCCTAACTCAGAGAGTGCGATTCGCTCCTGTAATGCTTGCGGTGCAAATGCTTCTGCCATTAATTTTCTTCTTCTCTTAAGTATTGGTCTAGGGTCATTTCATCGAGAACATGACTGTAAATGTCTTTTGTTGTGGCAATTGAACGATGTCCTAAAAGCTGTTGTACATATTGGTCAAGATAATTGTCTTGCAGCATTCTAGTAGCGAAGGTATGGCGAAATAAGTGGGGATGTGCTTTAATTCCTGTTCGTTTGTGGAGTTGGTCAAATAATTTATTTAAGCGAACTAAAGACATCGCTTGCCCTACCCATTTACTTGATAAATTGACGAATAACATCCCGCCTCCCAAAGTTTCGGCTTGAGGCGGATATTCTTCTAGTAAGTAGGCATGAAAGGTCTCTTGAATAGCTGAACGATGGTAAATAATGGGAATTTCTCGTTCTCTTCCTTTAGCCATTGCGCGATTAGGATTGTCTTCTCTGCGTACAATCCGAATGCGTCCGCTGAAATCTAAGTCTTTCACATCCTCTAGGTGTAATCCTAACAGTTCTCCCCGCCGCACTCCTGTTGAGCGCAGCAGCATGATAATTAACCTGTCTCGATAAGTTGTGCAGGCGTTGGCTAAGGTTGCGACTTCTTCATCTAGTAGACAACCACTGAAGAGTTTCGGTTCTTTTATTTTGATGCGTTTGCTCTTTTGTGGATTGCTTTTAGCGATTCCTCTAAGAAAGCCTCCTCGTTTTCCCCAACCCTGCGCTAGTTTCGTGAAATGTTTTTCCTCAATCCTGCCTTCAATTGTGTGATAGGTATAGAATTCTTGGATGGCGGTGACTGCTTGATTGACAGTGCGAGGACTTCTTTTGGCAACGATTTCTCTAACATTTTCTGAGATTGCTTCAACTTCACCACCTAGCAAGTACCAATTCACAAAATCTGCTAATTCATTTAACCCAACCTCATACCAGTTGAGAGATTTGGATTCTAGCCAGCGCCAAAAGTCTACCAGTCGATAAGCGTATGTAGTTACTGTGTTCGGTGCTAATTGTCGCTTTCTACAGTAGTTCAAAAATCTTTGGATTGGCTCTACGGGTAGGCAGGTTTGGTGGTCGAAGACACAGCTAAATCGTGACTCTGTGTGAGGGGATATCGCCCATTCTACCTTGGTCATTTTCTACGTTGTGGAAATTAATTTGTTTCTACCTTAACGTAAAAATTAGGGCTGTTGTTGTTGTTCTTTCCACGTTGTAGAATTGGTTGTTGTTGTCTATATAAAGTGCGTGTCACCTTTTATACCATAGAGGTGGTAAGTCTAATGTATCACCGGGACAGTTATCGTTGTGGTAAGAGAGTATGGATGATGATACTCAAGAACTAATCGCAATTCAACAAGAACTCAAAGGAATTAGCGATCGCTCCTGAGTTTTCAAGCGAGGATAAGGGGCGTAGTTTACAACCGCAGGCATCGCGTAGTTGTTCTACAACTAATCATTAACTAAGAATGTATTGTCATCCTTTGAAAATAATACTTCATGTCCAAATTCAACTACAAAAACCTTTGTCAGTTCATACTCTTCATTTCTATCAGTAAATAGGCAGTTAACTGTTTTAACTTCTTGAGTACCTGAATTGCAGTATTTAATTGT
Proteins encoded in this window:
- a CDS encoding tyrosine-type recombinase/integrase; translation: MAEAFAPQALQERIALSELGKQWINDPLMNQDVWSLLELGYSQEECRINGHYHLYFHKFSLPWLKRLTQLTIKASVRERYSLGRIIHRVGCLNHLDRFLCNYGYTQPQSLTESLLHQFISEINSGNRQNAITYALNLWKEEGWLEITFTPIRLKQNPPKIETIPEEVLYQIYEKFDLFPPTLERLFRLQLVLGCRIGEILTMPRHSLKQEGDKWFLLRWVEKRKHWRFVQIHPLVAELVQEQQRFLDAQFGRDFEFDKLFCTVYTHHQSIPWADRELDTTLFYKPQTITRLRISNWLINFREVADLKDKHGNRFKLTSHMFRRTKASIMAHCEVEDEYIAAVLGHGSLDMLPHYRQRSLIRLEKEANLKGYVDMYGRVTSFKPRKTRYEKLANLLKVSTPLGECHRPTMLGDCQHRYACLSCPHHRITLSDKPQLKADVNCLQQDLIQAQKNGQERRVTEITNLLDLIKNRFDGLSELQHLQEQKING
- a CDS encoding tyrosine-type recombinase/integrase encodes the protein MTKVEWAISPHTESRFSCVFDHQTCLPVEPIQRFLNYCRKRQLAPNTVTTYAYRLVDFWRWLESKSLNWYEVGLNELADFVNWYLLGGEVEAISENVREIVAKRSPRTVNQAVTAIQEFYTYHTIEGRIEEKHFTKLAQGWGKRGGFLRGIAKSNPQKSKRIKIKEPKLFSGCLLDEEVATLANACTTYRDRLIIMLLRSTGVRRGELLGLHLEDVKDLDFSGRIRIVRREDNPNRAMAKGREREIPIIYHRSAIQETFHAYLLEEYPPQAETLGGGMLFVNLSSKWVGQAMSLVRLNKLFDQLHKRTGIKAHPHLFRHTFATRMLQDNYLDQYVQQLLGHRSIATTKDIYSHVLDEMTLDQYLREEEN